In one Leptidea sinapis chromosome 25, ilLepSina1.1, whole genome shotgun sequence genomic region, the following are encoded:
- the LOC126972019 gene encoding uncharacterized protein LOC126972019, with product MSEPLVFLPMERWGELKSVFKSDWPRGISAYTTLDTAEHIVNNGADYGFKVYVPFGDLTNGLVALNLKGTFYEVVVLCPKDDTTELEDALMRTKLIDWNRSFHIPFTPKNVSDLMKRIITKKNLSSFSTISVTDTFYYNKPPNFIVSLPTSFKFELLRMEDAQIADDTWPHKHSGSVWYFKLLIKAKLGYGLYKNNELIAWCFVNEMGALGHLYVVENHRRKGYGELVLKLISNTLAKEGKFVLAFCVVGNEGAKRLYQKLEFIQDEPVEWITVPVVPK from the exons ATGTCTGAGCCCTTGGTATTTTTGCCGATGGAGCGATGGGGTgaattaaaaagtgtttttaaatCTGACTGGCCGCGTGGTATATCTGCGTATACAACATTGGATACTGCAGAACATATAGTAAATAATGGAGCTGATTATGGCTTTAAAGTGTATGTTCCATTCGGAGATTTAACTAATGGACTTGTTGCTCTGAATCTAAAG GGCACATTTTATGAAGTTGTGGTGCTATGTCCGAAAGATGATACAACAGAATTAGAAGACGCACTAATGCGAACTAAACTGATAGATTGGAACCGATCATTCCATATACCGTTTACACCCAAAAACGTGTCGGATCTCATGAAGCGAATAATTACTAAGAAGAATCTATCAAGCTTCTCTACGATTTCGGTTACGGATACATTTTACTATAATAAACCGCCAAACTTTATCGTCTC ATTACCTACCAGTTTTAAATTCGAGTTGTTGAGAATGGAAGACGCTCAAATAGCCGACGATACTTGGCCCCACAAACATTCTGGATCGGTTTGGTACTTCAAGCTCTTGATAAAAGCCAAACTAGGCTATGGCCTCTACAAAAACAATGAATTAATAGCATGGTGCTTCGTAAACGAAATGGGGGCCCTAGGACATCTCTATGTCGTTGAGAATCATAGGAGGAAAGGTTATGGAGAGTTAGTTTTGAAACTTATATCAAACACTTTAGCGAAGGAAGGGAAATTTGTATTAGCTTTTTGTGTAGTTGGAAATGAAGGTGCGAAGAGATTGTACCAGAAACTTGAGTTTATTCAAGATGAACCTGTTGAGTGGATAACAGTGCCAGTGGTGCCGAAATAG